In Miscanthus floridulus cultivar M001 chromosome 8, ASM1932011v1, whole genome shotgun sequence, the sequence ACATGGCTCTGCTCCTGCTCGCGTTCTTGCCATGTTGCCAGTATGCTGCCTCGTGCGCCATTAAGCCAAGGTCGAGCTGCTGTCCTCACCCCTGCCCTTGCTTTCTTGAGGACGTCGAGCCCCTACGACGCTCCCCACCCTCCCTCACACTGCTCTGGCTCAGCTTCGCTTGCCCCCCTTTCGTTCTTGCATGTGCGGCCGCTAGGGCCATCGTGAAGCTCGAGCTCACCACCGCTCGGTGCCTTCCTACGCTCGACCACCTGCCTCACCGCCTCCACCTCGCTCTCCTCAGTGTCCCACACATGCTCATCGGCCTTCACCAAGCGGGCATCGTCGTGTACCGCACCGCCATGATGTGCGCGCGTGGCCAAGCCATCACACCTCGCCTCACTGCACCTGCACACGGTCGACCACGCCGGGGACAGACTCAAGGTCGTGCCTTCTCTCTGGGCGAGCCTCCTCTGCCATGTCGTGCTCCACTTCGCCGCCGCGGGAACCACGTTGTGCCTTCTCTACTTCGCCGAGGCCGCTACCTCACCGAGCCTTCTTCACCGTTGCGCCCCGACGTCCGTGGCCGGGGACGTGACCTCGCCAGCCGCCATGCGTGCGAGCACGCTCGAGCCCCACGTTGCCCCACGCCACTCCACCTCCACTGCCACACCCCGCAGCACCCCCGTCGTGGCCGCACCATCGCAACTGATGTAGCTACCCACGTGTGTGCATGGCTAGGGTGCCTCAGGCCGCCTTTGGCCATACCGCCGGCGCCCGCAAGCATGGTCGGGTCTGCTGCTGCTCCTGTGTCGCCTGGCCGTCGTTCCTCCGGCGGGAATCGGCCAGAGCTGTCCCTCCTCTGCTCCTCTGCTTCGCCCATGGAAGGAGACAAGTGAGAAATTAGAATATAAACTTTTTCAGGGTTCTCAATGTAAAATCcgtgactcacatgaatagtgtTTTTGTACTACGGGTTAGTTTTGAGAAAGCTCAGGGGCCTTCGTGCAAGTTGGCCACCGCGCCTGGGCTCGTCCATGTGGGCCGGCCGCTTCTGGCTTGTTGGGCCACTGGCTGCGCGCCTGGGCCACCCGCACCCGTTACCACGCGCCCTGCTTGGGCTGGCCTTGTGCCGCCTACGCCTAGGCTATGTATGTGCGATGTGCGCCTGGGCCGCGTGTCCGTGTGGGCCACCGCGGCTACGGGCTGGCCGCGTAGCCCAGTGCTTGGAGgaaattttattttcctttttcttatttgCAGAAACTTCATAAATCCATCAAAaggtgtagaaaaatcataaaagtgccaaaccaattttgttaggctcctaaattatgatctatctattagcgtaatGCAGGGTTGCTCTAAtcattttaaaatgtttaatattgttaaaatatgaacttatgggaatttttgtgagaaaatggtgatagtgttgactctgaaaattttacagtaaattactaatattattagctgctcactgtaactttgtagctctagaataattagtttgctagatagataattaTGCCCTATTTCAAATAgatattaaatcgatagaatagaataaagaaacaacttaggTTTGTATAGCTACAACGCTCATCAGGAAATAACGTCtggttcgacaacatggatacgtagcctaagtacggtcgttgtAGAACTGGCGCATTAGCTTGAGATGCGTagatcgtattttacgagtcacggttgcagttgattaattacgtctctacatttcatccacgtatatcataataggaatggCGATGGATCGAGGAGTCATCTGGAGTATTAGAAAAGATGGTGTCTCGATGATCGTGTTATCATGATGGGATGCTAACTTTGATggtatcttacccaggcaagcccggtgcataacccctacttttctgcactttatattatgtttgtgcattaagttttaaggagttgaatgaaaaccacttgcatatatatatatatatatgtatatatatatatatatctttatcctatgagtcttactagtatgacaggatcgtgtagattgctttgctacaggactccagtagaagtcgagtgattgcctgtcactcgtgagagataggaaatatattattgttgttactatattattatcacctggaatatatatatgaatgataattggagaccgaacgGGAtgatactttggatctggacttggtttggcattcgagcgaggctcggattgcatttgttccgcctgtgtcggttaaggactggtcgttgcattggcttctaggcaggtcacagacttattatcctgaacacatacttgtatATGGGCAcgagaaggctcattgctctcttgtcataggttctggctctttttggatcgactgattggaggcgggaatggtagaggtctaagcaccgcactgagtccaggactcggaagcgggggcttggagtccaagtttggacgaggacctagaccccgtgatataAGGGTAGTGTGTTGGtcttacttgtgcctggggtacaagcggagcgtgtgtttcaaggtacccagctaggatatatTGGTTCGTGAATTGCCGGacgatccggtacgacttgtctataatctggcaccgtagtaagaactggaagatgaaagatggtaaaatgattctgattgcttaccacctgcttgaaagtagcacaagtgcttacatagaatggttagataatgaactaatgatagctactaataaaattgaatataaggacgcacgcttagtaatgcttcctgcagatacaataaacccacaagccagatagtcttgcatatccttggagtctcttattttctcctatcgggtaagtcttgctgagtacaattgagtactcagggttttatttccccttgttgcaggtgataggcggatgctagagctgacccttgtgtgtggattcctcctggtggggtCAGAGATGATTACTTTATGCTgtgatcatagtctttatttataactctcgctaaatatttttataaatagaagttttataacctgttgtcatagtttatatatcaatgcttcaccatgtcatgagtagatatttatttctgttgtaactctgatcacatgtttatatttcgctgtaaattaaattgttcataactctgatgtggcattaaaagtgatgtaagaaatggttaagaatgttgttagctttattctctcatttgtgatcctgatggaaaaatgtggattttcgggttcttccttgatgtgtgctcgacggaactgcgtaatttggtgtcctcccttgagtacttagtgtttaatggaagacaagtactcctgtggggcattagattaggcggttctgccacacaatcGGGCCGCCCGTGGCGAGGAGGCAGCGTGGAGGAGGCCGCAGGGGATGGGCATGGCGCGACGAGGGGCACGGCGTTGCGGGGGACCAACGGTGGCGAGGCGGAGGGGGGGTGGGCGGATGGGCACGGCGATGCAGAGAGGAAATGGCGCAGCGAGCATCGGGACGCGTGGACGGAACGAGCGGATAGGGTCGTTGGGCAAGCCGGAGTGAGCAGAGGGAGGCGTCCATTCGTCCGTCCGAACGTCTTAATGTCACTAAAGTTGAGACTAAAAAACTCAACATACGGAAATAAGTAACATGTTCCATATGCATATATGCACTACAAGACAAAAatccgagtgttttttttagttttcacacgatttttttttttttttggtatccGGAGAGATGAGCATCGTGTTCGCTACCTACATACATATACATGTTTTGGTGATTTTGTTTGTATCTGGACATTCTTCCATGCAGTTATTCCCTTTAATTATTGAGGTTTGAAGCAAGTATAGCAGCGACTAGTAGCGAGTGGAGCTGCTGGTCAAAGATATAACATGTCCGCCTAACTTGTCGAAGAGGGTAGTATGACCAAAGTTCGGAATTGGCCGATGAAGGGAGATTATTTATTTCTACTAGAACGTCATCACGATTCACGAGCTCGTGAGACTCATGTTTACCGGTCAGGACGGGTTACGTGCTGAAATTAAGGTCGGATGATAGGGACAGAGACTCGAGAAGGAAAGAGGATGAAGCAAACGTCCACCGTTCAAACAAGTTGgggtgtggtgtgtgtgtgtgtgtgtggggtgggggggtggggggggggggggggggggggggataatAGAAAGAGGAAGGGCTGTATCCAATATCCACCGATATTTAACTAGTCATTATATGAACTCAGCGTAGCTCGACAGGTTAGATTCTTTATGCTGAAATGTGTTTATCCGGGTTCTAAGTTTTCGACTTAACGTGGGTGCTCCATGCTCACCTATATGGTGGACGTATTTGTTCACGTGCCtacatctatattatgattcattgTTGACAGTGGGGGTGCATAGGCATACCAAATGATTTGCCAATATACCAATGAAACAGCTAAATATGAGAGATATTATATGGACCATGATAACACTAATAGTGATAAAAAAGTTTAATGTCTTGTGTAGGAAAAATATTCGGTGCAAACCACCTTTTCCATGGAATCGTGAAAACCCTCTTAAAAACACACTTGGAGTTTCTAAAAATTTTAAAGCGATGTGTATCCATAGTACATCTATATATATGTACATTGTCACCCAATTGAAGGGTCAAACTTCATCTAGAAAAATCATTTGAAATAAACAAATTTCAACTGCATATGCACTAGACGATATAATTTTTGAGAATTTGTTTTCTAGTGCGTATACATCTGAAATTTGTTATTTTCatacaatttttttaaaaaagagttTGAATGCGATAGATGCACTATGGATTTTTCATGTTTTCACGAGAAAGTAGTTTTACTAAATATTTTCCCGTGTAACAGTGGCAAACTTGTTGACAAGTCGAGGAGAGGCCACCACAGTTTTttcactaaatatttttacgaGAAAGTGGTCTTCACTAAATACTTTCCCGTGTATCAATAGGCTCGCGTAATCCCGGTGCTGCATGTGCAGCCCATGGGCACTTAGCTAGCAATCATCGTTGGCGCGCCTTCTGGTTTAGCCCATTTCCAGTCCACAAGCACCTCAGGAACAACGGGCCTGATTGGTTGATATCCAGAATTTGGTTGTCAAAACTTAGACAAGTCAAGATTTTGGCGGCCATTTGATTTGGGACCAAAATTTATCAATATCTCATTCTTTTTATCCCATAGTCTTTTTTAGGTTCCATCTAATTAGTTTCCTTCCAtagttgatttttttattttatccCATGAATATCTATTCTTTTATTGCATATCAGCTTCTTAATTACTCTATCTTTTCTTACTTGAATGCCCATAAATATCCTTAATTAGTTTGTCTCTTGATTAGTTTCCTTGCATGTCCAGTGGACTTTATTTGTTGCTACCCTTAGCAACGAGTGGGCACGCGATAAGAGCCCAATTTGGAGACTGTCGCACCGAGGCTACAATATTCATCCACAGTGGAATAAAATAGGGGTCCGGTCATATGCCCCGAGTGTTGTATCTGCCCTTTGTCCTATCCCGTGTTCGTGTGGACACACTGACACAAAAAAATTTAAAGAATTTGTTTGGATACACATGTATTCACCTCGATTCATATGAGTTAGAGTGAATTGTGATAATTTAGTTTAAGTTTTGCTGTAATCCATCCTAACATATGTGAATTGAGGTGACtgtatccaaacaagacctaataTAATAACGATGGCCCCCGTGGGAAGCCATGGCTGTCTGTTGTGGAtttacaacatgtgtatgtgtgtaaCCATCTGACATATATGAGGTAAAAAAAACATGATAGAAAAAAACGGCGTGGCTAgtgcccggacgtccggacgctagcccccTATCCAAACGCCCGCGCCGCTGCCACCCGTCTCGCGTCCCGTGCCTACCCGCCCACGACAGTGGGGACTGCTTCTGCCTTCCCTGACCTAACACCGAGGCGAGACATCagaaaggcgaggaaggagatgcaacactcgatctagttttgaaacatccagGTGCAACATACgactgaaaacaaatgaaacatgcgtctaaaacacttgcaagaacatttggaaaaacacttgaaaccattgtaaacatacgcaacatctaaatgaaacacttgcatcatatgtgtgaaaacatatacaacatctaaaTAAACACACTTAGTAACATACGtcagaaaaaacagatgaaacattgagaaaaggagtttgcaacatacgtgtacaaccattgcaacatgtgcaacatcctgatctacttttgcaacatccgtatgaaaatACCTGCAATATAccactgaaacacttgaaacagacgcttgcaacttGCATTTTTCACCCTTCTTTAGTACGACGCAGTGCAGAGCGGGGGAGGGCCGGTTTCGGCCAGCCAGCAACTGAGGATGGTGGCGCAGCCTGGTAACGGCCAGTTGCGCCTGCGCTTGGCCTGGGCCTGGCCAACAACGACCCCTCTCCCGGGCGCCTGGCCTGGGCGCGGCGAAGGACTTagcacggcggcgcggcgggggACGGAGGCGCCACTGCACTCGTCGAGCACGCGTATGGAGCTTGGAGGCCGAGGGCGAGGAGTAGGCAACGGGTCCGGCTGTAGCTGCAGTCAGTGGGGTGGCTGGCAACATACCTCACGCGGAGGATTCATGCTCTCCGCGGGAGACAGAGGTGCCGTGGGGGATagcgggcggcggcgcgggatGGAGGCGGAAGCGCGGCGGATTGGGACCGTCGGACAACCGCACGGCGTCGTGAAGCCGCGACGCACGAGCGCGGAATGGGGGAGACGAGCTTCCGCAGGGATTTGGTTTTTTTAGGCGAGCGACGCGAGTGGAGCGAGACGTCCGGCCTTTTCGAACTTCTTAATTGTAGCATTATCGTAGAAAAAATAACTGCAGACGTCAACCCATGGGTAAAAAACATGATGATAGAAAAAAATAATTGAAGACGTCAGCCCATGGCTAAAGAAAGAAACGGGTTATTAGTTGgaaaaatttgacttaaattagtTATGATTGATTAGCTAATTGGTTAACAACTAGTTGAAAACTTGTCTAGCAAATTAGTCCATCTATTAGCCTTTATGTTTAGTAGAGCTAATTGAGGCTAATTTTTACACCTGTCTAATTAGCCTTTCTATCAAACATGTCCTAAGTTCGCTAAAAAAGAGATCAATCATGTCAAAGAGTTCTGTggtaaaaagattttttttaaaaaaaatagaaaacctctGTGGCCATCATCTGGCCCGGCCACTCACGCTTGTAATGGGCCGGCTAAAAAACCCTCGAAAAAAAAATCTTCTCCATCCTGTCCTGTCCTCTTTAAAGTGCGCACGGAGACGGACACTCGCCCTCTCTCTCTTCCGCTCTCACCTTATCCCCTTGCGGCAAAAACCTCGCGCGCTTCCCATGGCTGCCTCCCTCCCGaccaccgccgtcgccgcgcGCCTCGCGGCCCAGGCCTTCGCCTTCCCGTCGCCCAAGCCTTCGTCCGCCCCCGCCTTCTCCGCACTCCCGCGTGCCGCCGCCTTCCCCGCAATCGCCGTCGCGGCGGCGCCCCTGCGTCCGCGCCGCCCGCGGGAGCCGAGGCCGACGGCGGCCGGGGCCGGGGGCGACGAGAGGGAGACGATACTGCTCCCCGGGTGCGACTACAACCACTGGCTGATCGTCATGGAGTTCCCCAAGGACCCCGCGCCCACCCGCGAGCAGATGATCGACACCTACCTCAACACCCTCGCCACCGTCCTCGGCAGGTACTCCACTGGTTCCCTCACCGATGCCTAATTGTAGTCCGCTCGTGCCACAATTGCTCACTGCTAAATTGCAAGGGCAATATGATTGGGGGAACAAAATGCTATTTTTCTGTAGTGCCAGTGTTGGGGCGGCGATTGCTCACATGCTAAATTGCACTGACAATATGACTGGGGAACAAAATGCTACTGTGTTTTTCTGTAGTACCAGTGATGGGGTAAAAGGGGTAAAAGACGAAGCGTTCTAGTTTTGATAGGGATGGGTATTGGAAACCCACAAATCTCACACATTAATCATGTTGGTAGCTACTGCCTGGTCAACAAGATTGAAAAATGTCTAGCATACACACAGGGAGTGGCAGTTAGATAGCACCTAGAGGTTAGAACATACAACACAGTTTCGTTTTCCATGGTTACTACACATATATGTGAAGAGTGACATTTCGCGGCCTGATGTAACCTGCTGTGTAGTTTAGTGCCACCATTTTGTGATGccatacaaagactagtcctctAGTTCATCGACCTGATAAGATGGCCGTGACATGGTTTCTTTTTAGTTAAATCAAATAATTGTGCGCAACTGCACATATGATTCTAGACTGAATGTTTTGTTGCATTGGCATTGGCAgcatggaggaagccaagaagaacATGTATGCCTTCAGCACAACCACTTACACTGGGTTCCAGTGCACTGTCGATGAGGAGACGTCAGAGAAGTTCAAGGGTAAATCCTCAATTGACTAAACCAACTAACCAATTGTTCGAAACATTTTTGGATGGCCCTGGCTGAAGCTGTCATTCCTATTCCTGTAGGTTTGCCTGGTGTTCTGTGGGTGCTTCCTGATTCCTACATCGATGTGAAAAGCAAGGACTACGGAGGTCAGTGCAGTGCTGTGGTCCTGTTGATATCTGCATGCAGCGGCACTTTTAGATGCTTCTGGCTTCTTTCATCACAAGTTGTTCAACCCTTGTCGCTTTTCTCCATTCATTCAGGTGACAAGTACATCAACGGTGAGATAATTCCCTGCACGTACCCAACCTACCAACCAAAGGAGCGGAGAACATCCAAGTATGAGAGTAGACGGTATGAGAGGCGAAGAGATGGCCCCCCAGCCAGCAGGAAACCAAGGCAACAGGCGCCTCAGACTGAGTCAGCATCTTCATGATGAGGTAGAAAAATGCATTCAAATCTAACCATATGTTCAGACTGGTGTCTAAACTTAACCCGGTGCTTCTTGTATCAGTTTTGCAGGCATTTCCACATACTTACTAAAGCAAAAGAGCGCGCCTAATTCTGTCACTTTGGCACTTTGGCACCACATACGGACAGGACAGGCAGATCCATCATCAGCCCAAAATGTCATGCGGTACTGTCCAAGCAGCCTGGGCAGCTTGTATCTGGATCACGTGGTTGTGTGTGCTGATATTTTGAGCTAGGTGTGACAGAAACTGAAAACCCTACTATTCAACGGACTCCTAGTGAAATGTGTGATGCCGACTGGTCTAGCTGTATTGCTGATTGTGTGAAATGTGTGGCTTTTCCCTCAGGGCATGTTTAGACTGAATGAAGTTGGCATTTAGCCATGGGATCATAATTCATACTCGTATTGTTATGTTCCGATCGCTGAATTAAGTGAGATTTGCAGGTCCTTTGAATCTGATGTGTTTCTGTGCGCACTGGATTGTGTCATTGTGAAATGCTGGCTAATGTTTGATCGTAGGATATGAATCTCGATGCTCTCTCTCACACTCCTGAACTCTAAATCATCGATCGTTAATCTTTTTTATCCAAGGAGGTTGGTTTGTAATGGAATGGCCTAGCTGGCCAGCCATTAGAACTAACGAGGTCAACTGTTCGGTTGAATTTAATGAAGAATTGCTCAACTTCTGCTTTTGTTGAAGAACTGTTCATTCATCTCGTATTTGGCTGTGCTCCGCTGCACTTTTAGAACGGTTGCTGCAGCCGTTGCTGCTTGGTAAAAACAGTATCTGCTGAATTGTGCTGCTTCAGCCAGCAAACACATCCGTATCAGGCTTGGTTGTCTCTTGTTCCACAATTTACTGAGAATCCTGTGGTAAAGAAATTTACGTTAAAAATTATGAGAAAAATTCAGAACTATACTATCAGACTTGGCATTATGTTCAAATGTTTCGCATGAATTTTGTAGAACgatattcgcaaaaaaaaaatgtaAAACGATATGCTCCAAACAGCCTAAACGAGGACCCGGGCAGTGAAGATCTCAGTCATTCAGCTGCTAATCCGACGGCCACGAGATATTGCTTGCTGAAAAAGAGAAGCAAAACGAGCGGAGGGTATTCTGGTCAATTTCAGAGTAAAACCCTACCGCCGCCACGGAGGGGGTAGAATGGTCATTTAACGCGGCGCCCTAGAAAGCTCTTAAACCCCCAGGTTTAGCAGTGGCGGCGTATCCCTAATTCCACCTCCAGCCTCTCTGCACCAAagttccggcggcggcggcggcgatggcggcggctgtGGCGAGGTCGGGGTTCCGGCGCATGTTCTCTGTCTCTGCCTTCGCGCCGCCGAAGGCGCCCGCCCCGCGCCCCCAGGCCGACCCCTCCCCCAACCTCTTCGTCTCCGGTGcggctcctcctcccttctctcctGTTTCCCTTTTTCTGTTGAAGCCTATGGCGGCGATCTCCTCTATTGGTTTAGCTCGATTGGCTCGAATATTGAATCTCTGGCGTTGGCGGATTGTCGTGCGGCCGTGATTTTACCTGTCCGTTAGGTTTGTGGCGCTGGATGTCGTCCTGGTTAATGTATAGAAATGGTTTAATTGTTAGCTTGCTCCTCAGAAATCTGGGTAAAATTTTGATTTGTGTACTGATTGCGAATGGAAGCACAGCCTATCCATCCACGTTGCTGGAGAATGACCATGTAGGTTTTCTTCATTCCAGCCTAgggttttctatactgctggtgatTAGTTTAGTTTCCATTTACTTACCCCATCATAGGTGTTGTTGGCTACCAAGTAAATAAATTGGCATAAAAAATTGCCCACAAGATACTAGAACCAGATCACATGAGAATGGGGGAGCCCAATAATTGAAATCCCTGATCATTTCCCTGTCATACCATAGTTTCAATCGTCTGCACTTGGGGGATGAAATGTATTAGCCACCTTAGTTCGTCATTGTGAACATACAAGGAACTTCATAGTTTGAAACTAGTGAAACTCGACAATGACCTAAAAGCACAACTTGAACACAGTGTGGCTATACTTTAACACCAGAAGTCATCACAGAAAATGACATCTAATTGATTTGGATGTTGCTAATTTTTTAGTCTTAACAAAAGAAAGATGGCAGTATTGAGCTCACTTTTATTACAGAATTAGAAATAGGATATTCTGTCTCTTCCCCTGTAGTGTATGTTTGATGTTCCCATTCAATTCTGATTTCAGCATCTAATTTGCAGGATTAAGCAAGCGTACTACAACTGAGGGACTTAGAGATGCCTTTGTGAAGTTCGGTGAAGTTGTGCATGGTATGGTTTTCTCCTTCCTTTGCCATCCTTTTTGCGCTAAGGATTTGAAGCTTCTCATTTCTCTTCCAATTGCAGCTCGAGTTGTGACCGACCGTGTCAGTGGGTTTTCTAAGGGATTTGGCTTTGTAAGGTATGCTACAACTGAAGAGGCAACTAAAGGAATAGAAGGAATGGATGGAAAGGTATGGTTACTTTACATTTATTTTCTCTTATATAAATTGAAGGAGTGCTGTTTTACAGTGCTTGCTGCTGTCAATTTCTGGACTGCAGCATTCCTACCTAAAAAGTCTCTCTGATGGGGCAAAACATTAGTGCGAACTATGCGCGGAGCATAGATTTCTTGTGTTTGTACGGTGGACACAGTCCATAGCCTCTGTTTGATTTGACCCATTCGTTGGTTCCTTCCTGTCTGACTATTCTTTCGTCTGCTTGAGGTCACATGCATGTAGCCTCTCTTCTGGTGAGTCTGCCACACCAGGTAGACACTTCCATCAACCCTAGGCACTTGTTCCATGATGTCATGCCTTTTGATTGTTTCCCTTCAGTGTGTTCTCTGCTGCCTGATGCATAGTGAGAACTGGTGAAGATGACTCTGATCCGATTGTATGCCCAGCTAGTGGCAATTGGGAGGCATCCCAGTTTTTGTGTCTGCTACTGCTTTGTCTTTATGTTATGAAATGACAGTGATGAGATCTGAAAGGCCGGTCTTACGGCTGCCTCCCAGTTTCCCAGATATGATGAGTCTCTTGTCTTCTAGGAGTGGGATGGTAGTAGCATGATGTGATTCGGCGAAAGGTTCTCTGAGCCATATACTCAATTCTATCTTCTT encodes:
- the LOC136472279 gene encoding organelle RRM domain-containing protein 2, mitochondrial-like gives rise to the protein MAAAVARSGFRRMFSVSAFAPPKAPAPRPQADPSPNLFVSGLSKRTTTEGLRDAFVKFGEVVHARVVTDRVSGFSKGFGFVRYATTEEATKGIEGMDGKFLDGWVIFAEYARPRAPPEQAETNSQPQQSWGAPSSSWGAQ
- the LOC136472278 gene encoding multiple organellar RNA editing factor 9, chloroplastic-like, which translates into the protein MAASLPTTAVAARLAAQAFAFPSPKPSSAPAFSALPRAAAFPAIAVAAAPLRPRRPREPRPTAAGAGGDERETILLPGCDYNHWLIVMEFPKDPAPTREQMIDTYLNTLATVLGSMEEAKKNMYAFSTTTYTGFQCTVDEETSEKFKGLPGVLWVLPDSYIDVKSKDYGGDKYINGEIIPCTYPTYQPKERRTSKYESRRYERRRDGPPASRKPRQQAPQTESASS